ACAGCTCCAAACAGTACGGCATCGGATTTCATACATAGTTTAAAGGTTTCTTCAGGGAAAGGATCTCCTGTTTTATCAATGGCAATGGCACCGGCTAAACCATATTCAAAATTGACGGTATGATTAAATTTGAGGCAAACCGCTTTTACAACTTTTAATGTCTGGTCCATGATTTCCGGACCTATGCCGTCTCCGGGCAAAACTGCAATATTCATTTTCATACGTAAATAATTGATTTTAAGATGTCGTATGGAACTCCATGTTTGCTATTTTTATTTGTGTTTTGCGTTTATTCGCAAACATGTTCGTTTCATAAGTAAATAATTAATTTTTCAAGACATCATGCAACTTTCGTTTTGCGATTTTGTCGGTTTTCATATTTGTCCTGAAATATGTTAAATCTGTATTTTAGTTTTTTAATTTCTTAATCAATTAATCATATTAAAGATAAGAAATTTATTCGTTTTCAATCATATTAAGCATTTTGATTGTTGCTTTAATTGCGGCTACGGTCTGATCGGGATCAAGACCTCTGGTTTTAAAACTTTTTCCGTTACGCCAGGTAATGACGGTCTCAACCAAAGCATCTGTCCTGCCTCCGGGAGGGATAGAAACGACATAATCCATCAGTTTGGGGATCTTTTTATGCAGGTCCTGATAAATCTTTTTAATAGCTTTCATAAAGGCATCGTATTGACCGTCGCCTGGGGAAGTTTCCTGATACAATTTCTTGTCTATTTCAAGACTGACCGTGGCCACAGGCTTTAGCCCTTCAGCCAGGGAAAGGGAATAGTTGCGGATTTTGATTTTGTCCTTTTCGATTTCGCTTTTCAGTACATCGGAAATGATATAGGGCAGATCTTCGGCCGTAACATTTTCCTTGCGGTCGCCCAGTTCCACGACCCGTCTGGTAACTTTCCGGAGTGCTTCTGCATCTAGCTTGATACCTATTTCGTCGAGGTTTTTCAGAATGTTCGATTTGCCGGCAGTCTTGCCCATGGCATATTTCCTTTCTCTTCCAAAACGTTCGGGCAGCAGGTCATTATAATAGAGCTTGTTTTTAGTATCTCCGTCAGCATGGACCCCGCTGGTCTGGGTAAATACATTTTCTCCGACAATAGGCTTGTTGGCAGGAATCCGGATTCCTGAAAATGTCTCTATCATTTTACTGACGATATAGATTTTTTTCTCATTGACAGAGAGGTCCATTTTACAGTGATCCCGGATAATCGGAATGACGCTTGAGAGCGGGGCGTTCCCGGCTCTTTCCCCCAATCCGTTAATGGTTGTATGAATCCCCGGGATTCCAGCCTTGATAGCTGCATAAACATTAGCAGCGGCCATGTCATAATCATTATGTGCATGGAAATCGAAACGGATACCGGGATATTTATCAACCATCAGCTTACAGTATTTGTATGTCTCATCAGGATTTAAGATACCCAATGTGTCCGGGAGCATGAAATGTTCTATGTTTGAATCCTTGAGCGAATCGAGCATATAGTAAACATAGTTGATGGAATTGCGCATCCCGTTCGACCAGTCCTCCAGGTAGATATTTACTTTTATGCCTTCCTGGTTGGCCAGGTCAACCGATTCTTTAATGTTTTTTATATGTTCTTCGGGGGTTTTGTGCAATTGCCCGGAAAGATGCTTGAGAGAGCCTTTGCTCAGAAGGTTCATTACTTTTGCCCCGGTTTGCTTTAGCCAGTTGATTGAAATATCTCCGTCTACAAACCCCAATACTTCAATACGGTCAAGGCATTTGTTTTTGTTGGCCCAGTCAGTAATCCTTTTCACTCCGTTAAATTCTCCTTCCGACACTCTGGCTGAAGCGATTTCGATTCGGTCAATATTTAGTTCTTCAATTAACAGTTTTGCAATATGGAGCTTTTCCAGTTCGGTAAACGCTATGCCCGATGTCTGTTCCCCGTCTCGCAGGGTTGTGTCCATTATTTCAATTTTCATGCTTGAAAAATTAATTTGTTGAAAATCAGATTATATGGGAATGAATAACTACCTAATTCTATTAAAGAGTTGGGCGGGTTTTTGAAGTAGTAAATAAAATGGTTACTTCCGGATGATCCCGGAATAGGGCATATCCGGAAGTATATTAATTTTATCTGGAGGCTTCAAAAGTTTTAATTTGATCTTTAATGCTTAACAGGTAATCAATATCATCGTATCCGTTAAGTAGGCAATTTTTTTTGTGTTTGTTGATTTCGAATTGCTCGCTTCTACCCGAATCAACAATCGTAATTGTTTGCTCAGGAAGATCAATTTTTATTTTTGAATTTTTATCCTTTTCTACCTGTGTGAAAATATCGGCCAGAAAGGATTCGGAAACCTGTACCG
The Bacteroidota bacterium DNA segment above includes these coding regions:
- a CDS encoding alpha-isopropylmalate synthase regulatory domain-containing protein; translation: MKIEIMDTTLRDGEQTSGIAFTELEKLHIAKLLIEELNIDRIEIASARVSEGEFNGVKRITDWANKNKCLDRIEVLGFVDGDISINWLKQTGAKVMNLLSKGSLKHLSGQLHKTPEEHIKNIKESVDLANQEGIKVNIYLEDWSNGMRNSINYVYYMLDSLKDSNIEHFMLPDTLGILNPDETYKYCKLMVDKYPGIRFDFHAHNDYDMAAANVYAAIKAGIPGIHTTINGLGERAGNAPLSSVIPIIRDHCKMDLSVNEKKIYIVSKMIETFSGIRIPANKPIVGENVFTQTSGVHADGDTKNKLYYNDLLPERFGRERKYAMGKTAGKSNILKNLDEIGIKLDAEALRKVTRRVVELGDRKENVTAEDLPYIISDVLKSEIEKDKIKIRNYSLSLAEGLKPVATVSLEIDKKLYQETSPGDGQYDAFMKAIKKIYQDLHKKIPKLMDYVVSIPPGGRTDALVETVITWRNGKSFKTRGLDPDQTVAAIKATIKMLNMIENE